The genomic region AGATCACGTTCACCTAATTATTCGACCACGGAATCTCAGCTATTCCGTCGCCGCGATTCGGCAGGCGATCAAGCGTCCAGTCGGAGTGCTGGGCATTGAGCACATTGTGACGCATGCACCGGAATGGGTGCCGCGGATTACTCGCACGCGTGGCAGCCGAATTGAACGGTTGTTTTGGCAGTCTGGTGGAGGGTATGACCGGAACATCACTAAGAGCAATACGCTTCTCAACATGATTGAGTACATTCATCTCAACCCGGTGCGAAAAAACTTAGTATCAACCGCAGTCGAATGGAAATGGTCAAGTGCTTCGTGGTACATCCTGGGCGTTCCTGGTCCGATCAGTGTTGATTCGATACCGCCGTGATCGCTTCAATGAAGTTGAATCGTTCAGCGCGACTGAGTACGACGTGGGTGGCTGGGGTCGAATGTAGTCATTCGCCCCCAGCGCGCTCGACCCTGGGGGCGAATGACTACATTCGACCCCAGCCACCCACGACTAACGACCGCGAATCAAACGCGCAAACCCTCGCACAAGCGCAATTGCCAACACGCTGAGACCGAACATCGGCAACACCAGGCCAAAGGCGGCGATCAGTAAGATCGCGCCGCGCGGAAGTTTCCCGTCCCTTGAACGCGGCAACCCTAGCGATCCGCGCGGCCGGCGCTGCCACCACATCCATGCGCCGGTCACGGGCAGCGCCATCAACACCAGGCAGGTGCAAGACCAGGCGATTTTCGAGACCATGCCCAGCGCCGAACCAGTGTGGAGACGATACGCCCAATTGTTCCATCGTTGCAACGGCGGGGCGT from Planctomycetia bacterium harbors:
- a CDS encoding transposase, which codes for MHRQNIAEPGHAHELTFSCYRGYPFLSSDRTCEWLANAIEDAREKHAFDVWAYVFMPDHVHLIIRPRNLSYSVAAIRQAIKRPVGVLGIEHIVTHAPEWVPRITRTRGSRIERLFWQSGGGYDRNITKSNTLLNMIEYIHLNPVRKNLVSTAVEWKWSSASWYILGVPGPISVDSIPP